One genomic window of Geodermatophilus sp. DSM 44513 includes the following:
- the benC gene encoding benzoate 1,2-dioxygenase electron transfer component BenC — MDHRVALAFEDGVTRFITCRDDQTVADASYRSRINIPLDCRDGVCGTCKAFCESGEFDMGGYLEDALSGDEAESGYVLTCSTKPRSDLVLQIASTSAVAKTSAATHRGRVTALDRLSPTTVRLAVAVDDRTSLAFLPGQYVNIAVPGTGESRSYSFSSAPQDEELTFLVKLTPGGVMSTWLEQRAQVGDEVTFTGPHGSFFLRESDAPLLLLAGGTGLAPVLSILRTLEGAGSDRQVHLVYGVTTDDDLVETAAIDRLAGAIDGFTWDHCVADPATTAANRGYVTGFTGAEHLHDGRAAVYLCGPPAMVEAVRTHVAGLGVSPAGFYYEKFALAAAPTQVPEEVVEPEPGAVVPEPEQAAPEPPPVPVAVPDTVAELLALDGREGRTAAGQALFPLVELDPLGSSGGTGRGAESPGEMWRVAGQQVGEPSAGGDVLPVEDADDLVPAVGARSVAGQEVLPEVALEQLTPPTAAAPAGAADAEVQPAMTARGFAITADGYEIGEEHPSVHESDALFDARRALELGALELTVGRLSHQQLVGYRVLAEATVPHVEGDRFVDAAAYTETNAAFHDYLFTLTGNEHLLRAYQALGVTGHMEESLRTATWCHPRCTQDHLDIVEAFRDGDRERARVLVTEHAERSKETTRRAMHDLAAGRRPRFVTPGRFAGQVVLVTGAGQGIGERTARRISAEGGSLVLADRAEPVRDLAAELGRPGAEALPVVADLETWEGATSVVQAALQRFGRIDVAVHTVGGTIWAKPFEHYPPEQIQAEISRSLWPTLWCCRAVVPHMVERGRGTIVNVSSVATRGVNRLPYAAAKGGVNAITSALALEMAPHGVRVVATAPGGTDAPPRRTPRGPAPESEVEQAWYRTIVDQTVESSLLKRYGTLDEQAAAITFLASEEASYITGTVLPVAGGDLG, encoded by the coding sequence ATGGACCACCGCGTGGCACTGGCGTTCGAGGACGGGGTCACCCGCTTCATCACCTGCCGGGACGACCAGACCGTCGCCGACGCGTCCTACCGGTCGCGGATCAACATCCCGCTGGACTGCCGGGACGGCGTCTGCGGCACCTGCAAGGCGTTCTGCGAGTCCGGCGAGTTCGACATGGGCGGTTACCTCGAGGACGCGCTGTCCGGCGACGAGGCGGAGAGCGGCTACGTGCTGACCTGCAGCACGAAGCCCCGCTCGGACCTGGTCCTGCAGATCGCCAGCACCTCGGCGGTGGCGAAGACCAGCGCCGCCACCCACCGCGGTCGGGTCACCGCGCTGGACCGGCTGTCCCCGACCACGGTCCGGCTGGCCGTCGCGGTCGACGACCGGACCTCCCTGGCGTTCCTCCCCGGGCAGTACGTCAACATCGCCGTCCCGGGCACCGGGGAGTCCCGGTCGTACTCCTTCAGCAGCGCTCCGCAGGACGAGGAGCTGACCTTCCTGGTCAAGCTGACGCCCGGTGGCGTCATGTCCACCTGGCTGGAGCAGCGGGCGCAGGTGGGGGACGAGGTCACCTTCACCGGCCCGCACGGCAGCTTCTTCCTGCGCGAGTCCGACGCGCCGTTGCTGCTCCTGGCCGGCGGGACCGGGCTGGCGCCTGTCCTGTCCATCCTGCGGACGCTGGAGGGCGCCGGCAGCGACCGGCAGGTGCACCTGGTCTACGGCGTCACGACCGACGACGACCTGGTCGAGACGGCGGCCATCGACCGGCTGGCCGGCGCCATCGACGGGTTCACCTGGGACCACTGCGTCGCCGACCCCGCGACCACGGCGGCCAACCGGGGCTACGTCACGGGGTTCACCGGCGCCGAGCACCTGCACGACGGCCGCGCCGCGGTGTACCTCTGCGGTCCACCGGCCATGGTGGAGGCCGTCCGCACGCACGTCGCCGGGCTGGGGGTCAGCCCGGCGGGCTTCTACTACGAGAAGTTCGCCCTGGCCGCGGCCCCGACGCAAGTCCCCGAGGAGGTCGTCGAGCCGGAGCCGGGCGCGGTCGTCCCCGAGCCCGAGCAGGCCGCTCCCGAGCCGCCGCCGGTCCCGGTCGCCGTCCCGGACACCGTGGCCGAGCTGCTCGCCCTGGACGGCAGGGAGGGGCGGACCGCAGCCGGGCAGGCGCTCTTCCCGCTGGTCGAGCTGGACCCCCTGGGCAGCTCCGGCGGCACCGGGCGGGGTGCGGAGTCGCCCGGGGAGATGTGGCGCGTGGCGGGCCAGCAGGTGGGGGAGCCCTCCGCCGGCGGCGACGTCCTCCCCGTGGAGGACGCCGACGACCTCGTGCCCGCCGTCGGCGCCCGTTCCGTCGCCGGCCAGGAGGTGCTGCCCGAGGTGGCGCTCGAGCAGCTCACCCCGCCGACCGCGGCGGCGCCGGCCGGTGCGGCGGACGCGGAGGTCCAGCCGGCCATGACCGCCCGGGGCTTCGCGATCACGGCCGACGGCTACGAGATCGGTGAGGAGCACCCGTCGGTGCACGAGTCCGACGCCCTGTTCGACGCCCGCCGGGCGCTGGAGCTGGGCGCGCTCGAGCTGACCGTCGGCCGCCTGAGCCACCAGCAGCTGGTCGGCTACCGGGTCCTGGCCGAGGCGACCGTGCCGCACGTCGAGGGCGACCGGTTCGTCGACGCCGCGGCCTACACCGAGACCAACGCCGCCTTCCACGACTACCTGTTCACCCTCACCGGCAACGAGCACCTGCTGCGCGCCTACCAGGCACTGGGCGTCACGGGGCACATGGAGGAGTCCCTCCGCACGGCCACCTGGTGCCACCCCCGCTGCACCCAGGACCACCTCGACATCGTCGAGGCGTTCCGGGACGGCGACCGCGAGCGGGCGCGGGTCCTGGTCACCGAGCACGCGGAGCGGTCGAAGGAGACCACCCGCCGAGCCATGCACGACCTCGCCGCCGGGCGCCGTCCCCGGTTCGTCACGCCGGGCCGGTTCGCCGGCCAGGTCGTCCTGGTCACCGGGGCCGGGCAGGGGATCGGTGAACGCACGGCGCGGCGGATCAGCGCCGAGGGCGGCAGCCTGGTCCTGGCCGACCGGGCCGAGCCGGTGCGCGACCTGGCCGCGGAACTGGGCCGGCCCGGCGCCGAGGCGCTCCCCGTGGTCGCCGACCTGGAGACCTGGGAGGGCGCGACGTCGGTCGTGCAGGCCGCGCTGCAGCGGTTCGGCCGCATCGACGTCGCCGTGCACACCGTCGGGGGCACGATCTGGGCCAAGCCGTTCGAGCACTACCCGCCCGAGCAGATCCAGGCCGAGATCAGCCGGTCGCTGTGGCCGACGCTGTGGTGCTGCCGCGCCGTCGTGCCGCACATGGTGGAACGGGGACGGGGCACCATCGTCAACGTCTCGTCGGTGGCCACCCGGGGGGTCAACCGCCTGCCGTACGCCGCGGCCAAGGGCGGGGTCAACGCCATCACCTCCGCGCTGGCCCTGGAGATGGCCCCGCACGGCGTGCGCGTGGTCGCCACCGCACCCGGCGGGACCGACGCCCCGCCGCGCCGGACCCCGCGCGGGCCGGCCCCCGAGTCCGAGGTGGAGCAGGCCTGGTACCGGACGATCGTCGACCAGACGGTCGAGTCCTCGCTGCTCAAGCGCTACGGGACCCTGGACGAGCAGGCGGCGGCCATCACCTTCCTCGCCTCGGAGGAGGCCTCCTACATCACCGGGACGGTCCTGCCCGTGGCCGGTGGCGACCTGGGCTGA
- a CDS encoding LuxR C-terminal-related transcriptional regulator, giving the protein MRPGDEDHHVVGQVPETARLDGLLARVRTGGPVTAVLEGPAGIGRTTLLRRFLHRHRELPTTSATGLPWERCRSGALARRLLDDDPAGPAVSQATTDPADLGTALAQRWVDRAREGALLVAVDDADRADVVSLQAVVSAVVRLHDAPVLLLVTRTTGWSATEDPELADVLERLPGVPVPVPPLRPEDVRLLAARVAAVDLPLPIARRLCEHTAGIPRYLLEVLRDTPPARWSDWQTRLPAPAGVQRRVQRALDRCSPAARALVEAAAVLGRTPVLADAAVLAGLADPVAALEEACTVGLLAAAAGHGLDALVFPERFVRGAVHATLSPRTRHDLHLRAAAVVTDDVERLRHRVEAAPLPDAGLARELVELARRKADEGAWAVVAGALIDASRISPGRADRESRLIEAVDALAGAGLLGQAVDALPDVQALPAGPRRDAVLAYVALQRGRRAEAVSHLDTAWRHRGADRAAAAVVCQRHVLHALADWDGEELVRWAGRAVEHAEPGSPAAVESRAIVGLGHAARGAVAEAFTAYRQAVAESPSGPQHQRARMGLGWLSLAQDEPEAARRELESAVPTVRQTGSNRISLWALAWLARTRFALGDWPGALDAVGRAEVLLGATGLHLLGPLVHWTGAQVHALQGDQEAAERHLRLGAATEHDYTVMTVPALLARACVAEAASDHPAVVRHLAPLAGRTPRGGLDEPGFWPWHDVHAHALAVTDRLAEAERFLAPLEETAHRRGHRSTSARLGCVRGRLLAARGDLTGAGAAFEAARAHLAALPLPYERARVDYVHGMTLRRAGRRRDAAALLATARLTFAALGAQVYVDRCDRELKTGRPAVRGAAAGAQGLTEQERTIAELVATGLTNREVAAAVTLSVKTVQFHLTHVYAKLHVRSRSELAARFAAGTLPL; this is encoded by the coding sequence GTGCGCCCGGGTGACGAGGACCACCACGTCGTCGGGCAGGTCCCCGAGACGGCGCGGCTCGACGGCCTGCTCGCACGGGTGCGGACGGGCGGGCCGGTGACCGCCGTCCTCGAGGGTCCGGCCGGGATCGGCAGGACCACCCTCCTGCGCCGCTTCCTGCACCGGCACCGGGAGCTGCCCACGACATCGGCGACCGGCCTGCCGTGGGAGCGGTGCCGGTCTGGGGCGCTGGCCCGGCGACTGCTGGACGACGACCCCGCGGGCCCCGCCGTGTCGCAGGCCACGACCGACCCGGCCGACCTGGGCACCGCCCTGGCGCAGCGGTGGGTCGACCGCGCCCGGGAGGGGGCGCTGCTGGTGGCCGTCGACGACGCCGACCGCGCCGACGTGGTGTCCCTGCAGGCGGTCGTCTCGGCGGTCGTCCGGCTGCACGACGCGCCCGTGCTGCTGCTGGTCACCCGGACCACCGGGTGGTCGGCCACCGAGGACCCGGAGCTCGCCGACGTCCTCGAGCGGCTGCCCGGGGTCCCCGTGCCGGTGCCGCCGCTGCGGCCGGAGGACGTCCGGCTGCTGGCCGCCCGGGTGGCGGCCGTCGACCTCCCGCTGCCGATCGCGCGGCGGCTGTGCGAGCACACCGCCGGCATCCCCCGCTACCTGCTGGAGGTGCTCCGCGACACCCCGCCGGCGCGCTGGTCGGACTGGCAGACCCGGTTGCCGGCGCCCGCGGGCGTCCAGCGCCGGGTGCAGCGGGCGCTGGACCGCTGCTCGCCGGCGGCCCGGGCGCTCGTCGAGGCGGCCGCCGTGCTCGGTCGCACCCCGGTGCTCGCCGACGCCGCGGTCCTGGCCGGGCTCGCCGACCCGGTCGCCGCGCTGGAGGAGGCGTGCACCGTCGGTCTCCTGGCGGCCGCCGCCGGGCACGGCCTGGACGCGCTGGTCTTCCCGGAGCGGTTCGTCCGTGGCGCGGTCCACGCGACCCTCTCGCCGCGGACCCGGCACGACCTGCACCTGCGGGCGGCCGCCGTCGTCACGGACGACGTCGAGCGGCTCCGCCACCGGGTGGAGGCGGCCCCGCTCCCGGACGCCGGCCTCGCCCGCGAGCTGGTGGAGCTGGCGCGGCGCAAGGCCGACGAGGGGGCGTGGGCCGTGGTCGCCGGCGCGCTCATCGACGCCAGCCGGATCAGCCCCGGCCGGGCCGACCGGGAGAGCCGCCTCATCGAGGCCGTCGACGCCCTGGCCGGTGCCGGCCTGCTCGGTCAGGCGGTCGACGCCCTCCCCGACGTACAGGCGCTGCCGGCCGGCCCGCGTCGGGACGCGGTGCTGGCCTACGTCGCACTCCAGCGGGGCCGCCGGGCCGAGGCGGTCTCCCACCTGGACACCGCCTGGCGCCACCGCGGGGCCGACCGCGCGGCCGCCGCCGTGGTCTGCCAGCGCCACGTGTTGCACGCCCTGGCCGACTGGGACGGCGAAGAGCTGGTGCGGTGGGCCGGCCGGGCGGTCGAGCACGCCGAACCCGGCTCGCCCGCGGCGGTCGAGTCCCGCGCCATCGTCGGTCTGGGACACGCCGCCCGCGGTGCGGTCGCGGAGGCGTTCACCGCCTACCGGCAGGCGGTGGCCGAGAGCCCCTCCGGGCCCCAGCACCAGCGCGCCCGCATGGGGCTGGGCTGGCTGTCCCTGGCCCAGGACGAACCGGAGGCGGCCCGGCGCGAGCTGGAGTCCGCCGTCCCGACCGTCCGGCAGACCGGCTCCAACCGGATCTCCCTGTGGGCCCTCGCCTGGCTGGCCCGCACCCGCTTCGCCTTGGGGGACTGGCCCGGGGCGCTGGACGCCGTCGGGCGCGCGGAGGTGCTCCTCGGGGCCACCGGGCTGCACCTCCTGGGTCCGCTCGTGCACTGGACCGGCGCGCAGGTCCACGCGCTGCAGGGGGACCAGGAGGCCGCCGAGCGCCACCTCCGGCTGGGCGCGGCCACCGAGCACGACTACACCGTCATGACGGTGCCGGCCCTGCTCGCCCGCGCCTGCGTCGCGGAGGCCGCGTCGGACCACCCCGCGGTCGTGCGCCACCTCGCCCCGCTCGCCGGCCGGACGCCGCGCGGTGGTCTGGACGAGCCGGGCTTCTGGCCCTGGCACGACGTCCACGCCCACGCCCTCGCCGTGACCGACCGGCTCGCCGAGGCCGAGCGGTTCCTCGCGCCGTTGGAGGAGACGGCGCACCGCCGGGGACACCGGTCCACGAGCGCCCGACTGGGCTGCGTCCGTGGCCGGCTGCTCGCCGCTCGCGGCGACCTGACCGGGGCTGGGGCGGCGTTCGAGGCGGCACGGGCGCACCTCGCCGCGCTGCCGCTGCCCTACGAGCGCGCCCGGGTGGACTACGTCCACGGGATGACCCTGCGGCGGGCCGGCCGACGCCGGGACGCCGCGGCGCTGCTGGCCACGGCGCGTCTGACGTTCGCCGCCCTCGGCGCGCAGGTCTACGTCGACCGCTGCGACCGCGAGCTCAAGACGGGCCGCCCCGCCGTGCGCGGCGCCGCGGCCGGCGCCCAGGGGCTCACCGAGCAGGAGCGGACGATCGCCGAGCTGGTCGCGACCGGCCTGACCAACCGGGAGGTCGCCGCCGCGGTGACGCTGTCGGTCAAGACCGTCCAGTTCCACCTCACGCACGTCTACGCGAAGCTGCACGTCCGGTCCCGCTCGGAGCTGGCGGCCCGGTTCGCGGCCGGGACGCTCCCGCTGTGA
- a CDS encoding helix-turn-helix domain-containing protein, with translation MSSELGLSHTNGILRQPWVTPERTSAGLGWDGQYLSVQHERPYRDSFAAAGTHLVILHLDGPVVVRRGRGTASRAREVPAGGLFVHPAGRDLTVELGGPLHTVHLYLRDEVLQGAGDGERPVELAEELGTSDRLLELLLRSMDQTLRHWEPTARTYVDQLGAMVAAQLVRQHAAGPRPADDRSPRGLGDRQFEAVRALMEERLAGPVPLTELASAAGLSVSQFGRQFKARTGLAPHRYLLGLRLDRACRLLRTTRAPIAEIAARCGFSHQEHLTRVVRAHLGTTPAAVRRAA, from the coding sequence GTGTCGAGTGAACTGGGGCTCTCGCACACCAACGGCATCCTCCGCCAGCCCTGGGTGACGCCCGAGCGGACCAGCGCCGGCCTGGGGTGGGACGGGCAGTACCTGTCCGTGCAGCACGAGCGCCCCTACCGCGACTCCTTCGCCGCGGCCGGCACGCACCTGGTGATCCTGCACCTGGACGGACCGGTCGTCGTCCGGCGTGGCCGGGGGACGGCGAGCCGCGCGCGGGAGGTGCCGGCCGGGGGCCTGTTCGTCCACCCGGCCGGGCGTGACCTGACCGTCGAGCTCGGCGGACCCCTGCACACGGTGCACCTCTACCTGCGCGACGAGGTGCTCCAGGGCGCCGGGGACGGCGAGCGGCCGGTGGAGCTGGCCGAGGAGCTCGGCACCAGTGACCGCCTGCTGGAGCTGCTGCTGCGCTCGATGGACCAGACGCTGCGGCACTGGGAGCCCACCGCCCGGACCTACGTCGACCAGCTGGGGGCCATGGTCGCCGCCCAGCTGGTCCGCCAGCACGCGGCCGGCCCGCGACCGGCCGACGACCGGTCGCCCCGCGGTCTGGGGGACCGGCAGTTCGAGGCCGTCCGGGCGCTGATGGAGGAGCGGCTGGCCGGGCCGGTCCCCCTGACCGAGCTGGCGTCGGCCGCGGGGCTCAGCGTCAGCCAGTTCGGCCGGCAGTTCAAGGCGCGGACCGGCCTGGCACCGCACCGCTACCTGCTGGGCCTGCGCCTGGACCGCGCCTGCCGGCTGCTGCGCACCACCCGGGCGCCGATCGCGGAGATCGCCGCCCGCTGCGGCTTCTCCCACCAGGAGCACCTCACCAGGGTCGTGCGGGCCCACCTCGGCACCACACCGGCCGCGGTGCGCCGCGCCGCCTGA
- a CDS encoding FAD-dependent monooxygenase, translating to MADLVTDVLVVGSGPAGSAAALALATYGVSTTVITKYGRLADTPRAHITNQRTMEALRDLGVEEEVVAQAVPQELMGNLVYCTSIAGEELGRLHAWGTRPDRLADYTAASPSRICDMPQDLMEPVLLHNAQARGARVRFDTEYLSLQQDDEGVTVHVRDRLRGDEYDVRARYVVGADGGRSQVAQDVGLPLQGRMGVGGSINVVFDADLSHLVADRPSVLYWVLQPGADVGGIGAGLVRMVRPWHRWLIVWGYDIDGPPPDLTEEFALSVVRRLVGDDSVPVRILSSSAWTVNHLYAERYSAGRVFCAGDAVHRHPPSNGLGSNTSIQDAYNLAWKLAMVVRGQAGPGLLDTYSAERAPVGRQVVDRANQSIADTARIYDALGLLDTTDPELMVAHMAARKEATPEAEKQRAALREAIAFKDHEFNCHGVEMDQRYASAAVVPDGTPAEQPARDPELYSHVTSRPGAKLPHAWLTTDHRRRVSTLDLVGGGRFTAVTGIGGEAWVRAAAAVGERLGVDVASVVIGPGRAHDDLYGDWARVRGTDDGGVLLVRPDGYVAFRRRAAAATDADAQAALESALRTVLDRAGQVPA from the coding sequence ATGGCAGACCTCGTCACCGACGTCCTCGTCGTGGGCAGCGGACCGGCCGGCTCCGCGGCCGCCCTGGCGCTGGCCACCTACGGCGTGTCGACCACGGTCATCACCAAGTACGGGCGGCTGGCCGACACCCCGCGGGCGCACATCACCAACCAGCGCACCATGGAGGCCCTCCGCGACCTCGGCGTCGAGGAGGAGGTGGTGGCCCAGGCGGTCCCGCAGGAGCTGATGGGCAACCTCGTCTACTGCACCTCGATCGCCGGCGAGGAGCTGGGCCGGCTGCACGCCTGGGGCACCCGGCCCGACCGGCTGGCCGACTACACCGCGGCCAGCCCGTCGCGGATCTGCGACATGCCGCAGGACCTCATGGAGCCCGTCCTGCTGCACAACGCCCAGGCGCGCGGCGCCCGGGTCCGCTTCGACACCGAGTACCTGTCCCTGCAGCAGGACGACGAGGGCGTCACCGTGCACGTCCGGGACCGGCTGCGCGGCGACGAGTACGACGTCCGCGCCCGGTACGTCGTCGGCGCGGACGGTGGCCGCAGCCAGGTCGCCCAGGACGTCGGCCTGCCCCTGCAGGGCCGCATGGGCGTCGGCGGCAGCATCAACGTCGTCTTCGACGCCGACCTCTCCCACCTCGTCGCCGACCGGCCCTCGGTCCTGTACTGGGTGCTGCAGCCCGGCGCGGACGTGGGCGGGATCGGGGCGGGCCTGGTGCGGATGGTGCGGCCCTGGCACCGCTGGCTGATCGTCTGGGGCTACGACATCGACGGCCCGCCCCCGGACCTCACCGAGGAGTTCGCGCTGTCCGTCGTCCGCCGGCTGGTCGGCGACGACTCGGTGCCGGTGCGGATCCTGTCCAGCTCGGCCTGGACGGTGAACCACCTGTACGCCGAGCGGTACTCCGCCGGGCGGGTGTTCTGCGCCGGCGACGCGGTGCACCGGCACCCGCCGTCGAACGGCCTGGGCTCCAACACCTCCATCCAGGACGCCTACAACCTCGCGTGGAAGCTGGCGATGGTCGTCCGCGGCCAGGCCGGGCCGGGGCTGCTGGACACCTACTCCGCCGAGCGCGCGCCGGTGGGCCGGCAGGTCGTCGACCGGGCCAACCAGAGCATCGCCGACACCGCCCGCATCTACGACGCCCTGGGGCTGCTCGACACCACCGACCCGGAGCTGATGGTCGCCCACATGGCGGCGCGCAAGGAGGCCACCCCGGAGGCGGAGAAGCAGCGGGCCGCGCTGCGCGAGGCCATCGCCTTCAAGGACCACGAGTTCAACTGCCACGGCGTGGAGATGGACCAGCGCTACGCGTCGGCCGCGGTGGTGCCCGACGGAACGCCCGCCGAACAGCCGGCCCGCGACCCCGAGCTGTACAGCCACGTCACCTCCCGGCCCGGCGCCAAGCTGCCGCACGCCTGGCTCACCACCGACCACCGCCGCCGGGTGTCCACCCTCGACCTGGTCGGGGGCGGCCGGTTCACCGCCGTCACCGGCATCGGCGGGGAGGCGTGGGTCCGGGCCGCGGCCGCGGTGGGGGAGCGGCTGGGCGTCGACGTCGCCTCGGTCGTCATCGGCCCCGGCCGCGCCCACGACGACCTCTACGGCGACTGGGCGCGGGTGCGCGGCACCGACGACGGCGGGGTGCTGCTGGTCCGCCCAGACGGCTACGTCGCCTTCCGCCGCCGCGCGGCTGCCGCGACCGACGCCGACGCCCAGGCCGCCCTGGAGAGCGCGCTGCGCACCGTGCTGGACCGCGCGGGGCAGGTGCCGGCGTGA
- a CDS encoding intradiol ring-cleavage dioxygenase — translation MSDRLLFTEEGSADVVAAAFAGTPDPRLRRVLTSLVHHLHAFVKDVELTEQEWGAAIDFLTRTGQISDDVRQEFILLSDVLGVSMLVETINHRTGGTSTESTVLGPFHMVESPPRELGDTIALDGKGSPCLVSGRVTGPDGEPLPGATVDVWQANEDGFYDVQQPGVQPPGNLRGLFTTDGEGRFWFRSVVPRFYPIPDDGPVGQLLAATGRHPYRPAHLHFIAAAAGHRPVTTHVFVADSPYLDSDAVFGVKDSLVREVPEVDDPAQAAEVGLPNPFRTLTFDLALLRADQAPPAAQPAQAQPTTVPGAPS, via the coding sequence GTGAGCGACCGGCTGCTGTTCACCGAGGAGGGCTCGGCCGACGTCGTGGCCGCCGCCTTCGCCGGCACCCCGGACCCCCGGCTGCGCCGGGTGCTCACCTCCTTGGTGCACCACCTGCACGCCTTCGTCAAGGACGTCGAGCTGACCGAGCAGGAGTGGGGGGCGGCGATCGACTTCCTCACCCGCACCGGCCAGATCAGCGACGACGTCCGGCAGGAGTTCATCCTGCTGTCGGACGTGCTGGGGGTGTCGATGCTGGTGGAGACGATCAACCACCGCACCGGCGGCACCTCGACGGAGTCCACGGTGCTGGGGCCCTTCCACATGGTGGAGTCCCCGCCGCGGGAGCTCGGCGACACCATCGCGCTGGACGGCAAGGGCAGCCCGTGCCTGGTGTCCGGGCGGGTGACCGGCCCGGACGGTGAGCCGCTGCCCGGGGCGACGGTCGACGTGTGGCAGGCCAACGAGGACGGTTTCTACGACGTGCAGCAACCCGGCGTGCAGCCGCCGGGCAACCTGCGCGGGCTGTTCACCACCGACGGCGAGGGCCGGTTCTGGTTCCGCTCGGTGGTGCCGCGGTTCTACCCGATCCCCGACGACGGGCCGGTCGGGCAGCTGCTCGCGGCCACCGGCCGGCACCCCTACCGGCCGGCGCACCTGCACTTCATCGCCGCCGCGGCCGGTCACCGGCCGGTGACCACGCACGTGTTCGTCGCCGACAGCCCCTACCTGGACTCCGATGCGGTGTTCGGCGTCAAGGACAGCCTCGTCCGGGAGGTGCCCGAGGTCGACGACCCGGCGCAGGCGGCCGAGGTGGGCCTGCCCAACCCGTTCCGGACGCTCACCTTCGACCTCGCCCTGCTGCGCGCCGACCAGGCGCCGCCGGCCGCCCAGCCGGCCCAGGCGCAGCCCACCACGGTGCCGGGCGCGCCGTCGTGA
- a CDS encoding maleylacetate reductase, protein MIAPFTHQSLPMRVVFGAGSLARLPDEVGALGLTRVLVLCSPEQQDTGERVARALGDRAAGVLPEARVHVPVEVAHRARARATELGADGCVAVGGGSAVGLGKAIALAHELPVVAVPTTYAGSEMTPVWGLTEGGVKRTGRDLRVLPRSVVYDPELTLSLPAGLSATSGVNAVAHAVEALYAPDATPIVSLMAEEGVRALAAALPRVVADGSDLDARSEAQYGAWLCGAVLAATTMGLHHELCHVLGGALDLPHAETHTAVLPHALAYNQPAAPQAVAALSRALGGAADPARVLWELAGRLGAPRSLAELGVREEDLPRVADLAVAGGSSYANPRPVTRDGVASLLHDAWAGRAPAGSQWGQPRR, encoded by the coding sequence GTGATCGCCCCGTTCACCCACCAGTCGCTGCCGATGCGGGTGGTCTTCGGCGCCGGGTCGCTGGCCCGGCTGCCCGACGAGGTCGGGGCCCTGGGGCTGACCCGCGTGCTGGTGCTCTGCTCGCCGGAGCAGCAGGACACCGGGGAGCGCGTCGCGCGGGCGCTCGGCGACCGCGCGGCCGGTGTGCTCCCGGAGGCGCGGGTGCACGTGCCGGTCGAGGTCGCCCACCGGGCCCGGGCGCGCGCCACGGAGCTCGGCGCGGACGGCTGCGTCGCCGTCGGCGGCGGCTCGGCGGTCGGGTTGGGCAAGGCGATCGCGCTGGCGCACGAGCTGCCGGTGGTCGCCGTCCCGACGACCTACGCCGGCTCGGAGATGACCCCGGTGTGGGGACTGACCGAGGGCGGGGTCAAGCGCACCGGCCGCGACCTGCGGGTGCTGCCGCGCAGCGTCGTCTACGACCCCGAACTCACGCTGTCCCTGCCGGCGGGGCTGTCGGCGACCAGCGGCGTCAACGCCGTCGCGCACGCCGTGGAGGCGCTGTACGCCCCCGACGCGACGCCGATCGTCTCTCTGATGGCCGAGGAGGGTGTCCGGGCGCTGGCCGCCGCGCTGCCCCGGGTGGTCGCCGACGGGTCGGACCTGGACGCCCGCAGCGAGGCCCAGTACGGCGCCTGGCTGTGCGGGGCGGTGCTGGCCGCCACCACCATGGGCCTGCACCACGAGCTGTGCCACGTCCTCGGCGGCGCGTTGGACCTGCCGCACGCCGAGACGCACACCGCCGTCCTGCCGCACGCCCTGGCGTACAACCAGCCGGCCGCGCCGCAGGCCGTCGCCGCGCTGTCCCGCGCCCTCGGCGGCGCCGCGGACCCGGCCCGCGTGCTGTGGGAGCTCGCCGGCCGGCTGGGCGCGCCCCGGTCGCTCGCGGAGCTCGGCGTGCGGGAGGAGGACCTGCCGCGGGTCGCCGACCTCGCCGTCGCCGGGGGTTCGTCCTACGCCAACCCCCGCCCGGTCACCCGCGACGGCGTGGCGAGCCTGCTGCACGACGCCTGGGCGGGCCGGGCGCCGGCCGGGTCGCAATGGGGTCAGCCCCGGAGGTAG